GCTTTAACTGCAAAGCTAGAGAGACTGCAAGCAAGAATAACTAACATTAAGATCGTAGCCCAAAGAGCTCCATCACCGCGTGTATGAGTCGCTTCGATCCCACCCATGATACCTCCAAGTATTGATCCGAATTGGCCTGTTTCCAAATTCATCACTTTATTTTTTTGGAATCTTCCACAAGGGACCCTACCTCAAGAACATTAATTTATTAACCTCTTGATGGCGACCTGTTCTCAGCCTTGCAAAGTAAATACCACTGGCAACGATTTGTCCGTTGTCATTGCGACTATCCCACAAAACTGAATACTGGCCTGGGACCTTCATTCCCTTTTTTAGCTGCCTTACTCTGCGACCTGAAATGTCAAAGACAGCAAGATCAATATCTTGTGATCGAGGTAGAACATATTGAATTGTGGTTCCATTGGTGAAAGGATTCGGAAAGACACGTAGCGCTAATTTTTCAGTTGGCATTTCTGTTGATGGTTGGGGTTCTTCCAGATCATTTTCATGCTCAACACCGGACAGGGGCAAAGTGGCATAGGCTTCGTTATCTGCTAGATTAAACTCCGATAGATTACCTAAGGTGTTAACAAGCCCACCCAATCTCGCCTCTGCTATTCCGAAACGCACATCCCAATCCGTCGAGAGTGAAAGTTCCTGGCCCGGAGCGACATTAACAAACAGTGATTCTGAAAATACAATATAAGTTTCTTCTTCAATAACCTGAACCAATACAGACTCCGCATAAGCTGCCCCGTTGTTTCTAAACTCCATATTCACCGATATCTTCAGCTGATCATCAATGGTACTAGGTATTAGTTCAATATCACTGGCAAGCAATTCCAAATCTGGCCTCTCTGCCACAAAATAGACACCTGATCCATCACGATTCAAAACTTGATCAATCCCAAATATACCGCCTGCATGAACATGAACCATATATTGGCCAGTGCGTTGATTGCCCAATATTTCCGCAGTATAAATGCCATCATTTGGCACAAGATCACCATTGGTCCCATCATCAAGAAGGCTTAGATCTGTGTGTATTTCCTGGGGATCAATCAATATTCCCGTCACTTCCGCATCAAGAATGGGTTGTCCATTCCATTCAAGCACCGACTCTATTCTTTGCGTTTCGCTTGGTTCAAGTTCAACATCATCAAACCCAATCCGCATGAATACTGGGCTGTACTCGATCCCCTTTATTGCAGCAAGGGCCGAATCAGCCGATTGCGAAGCATCCACAACAATCGACCACTCACCTTCAAAGCTGGATGCAACAGTATAACTCATCAACAAGGCATCTTCATAATAGTCGACATTAGGATCAATGGCTGCAGTATCTGGATCTACAACTCTTCCAACAGGGTCAATTAGAGTGAAATCAAAATCACCTGCCCAGATTTCAGCTTGAAATCTTAAGCTATCTGCGGAACCTGCTGCAGCGAGTATCTGACTTGATTCGCCAGCCCCCAACGGAATCAGTCTAAAAGCAATTTGACTTGCTGTTACATCACTTTCACGCACATTCGACGACTCT
This window of the Candidatus Eisenbacteria bacterium genome carries:
- a CDS encoding T9SS type A sorting domain-containing protein is translated as MRESDVTASQIAFRLIPLGAGESSQILAAAGSADSLRFQAEIWAGDFDFTLIDPVGRVVDPDTAAIDPNVDYYEDALLMSYTVASSFEGEWSIVVDASQSADSALAAIKGIEYSPVFMRIGFDDVELEPSETQRIESVLEWNGQPILDAEVTGILIDPQEIHTDLSLLDDGTNGDLVPNDGIYTAEILGNQRTGQYMVHVHAGGIFGIDQVLNRDGSGVYFVAERPDLELLASDIELIPSTIDDQLKISVNMEFRNNGAAYAESVLVQVIEEETYIVFSESLFVNVAPGQELSLSTDWDVRFGIAEARLGGLVNTLGNLSEFNLADNEAYATLPLSGVEHENDLEEPQPSTEMPTEKLALRVFPNPFTNGTTIQYVLPRSQDIDLAVFDISGRRVRQLKKGMKVPGQYSVLWDSRNDNGQIVASGIYFARLRTGRHQEVNKLMFLR